The Diorhabda carinulata isolate Delta chromosome 4, icDioCari1.1, whole genome shotgun sequence genomic interval agaagaagaagaggtaaatttattttggatataaataaatatttttttgttttaaaatgatgtttttagtacaagaaaatattttaactgtatGCTACTAGAAGATCTCTCTgggaaaattttttgatttcacCCATTTCAGTAATGTAAAagaattttctttcaattcaagCAGCGAGAAACGTGACAAAAATGAGGTTAACTAGAGCTTTTAGCTTTAGATGATGTAATTGGTGTCCCATTCATATACTGGGAGGTACGTTCTGTAGTGCAGACCGAGCTAGTGGACATACGTAGCACGATCCAGCTTACTGAATACGGCAACAGAATCAAATGTCATTCTGGAATGCTCCAAGACACTCATTGAATTTGCTGACGGAAAGTCAGTAGATCTGCTGTGGATTCTTGGACATACGGGACTTTTAACGGGATCCGTTAAAAGGATAGGATACCTCATGTTGtgggaatgaaaaaaaaacaaagaggtAGGGTAGCAGAAAGACCAAAACATTCATAAGATTGGACGACGGAAATCCCCTGCAACTGTCAAGCTTTTACAAGCACTCGGAGTAAAATCATGACCTTGTGgaagaattttgttttaaaaccaGAGACGCCGGAGTCTCCACAAGTTAGGGCAAGGGGACTGCAAATGAATTAGGATCAACAAGGACTCCCCCATTAGTAATAATAGTTATAATATTGTTGACTTCATAGTTGACAGTTTAGAATGCCACTGCGGCTGCTTGGACTCGTTGTAAGCTTGCTGTCAAGACCTGGGGACTTGAGTTTGAAATGGTATACTGGGTAGTATATCATCGCTTGTTTGGTGGTCAAAAACTGGACAAACAACAGCTCAGACCTTAGGTCATCTAGGGATTGTAGTATCGATAAATTGCAAAGCACTGACCGGGCATGATGGGTCAATAAAGATCTTCCTCAAGCTCGAAATGCATTTCTGTGGTATAGGAGATCGTGTTGATTTGGGCATTTTTAGACCATACCAAGCAGAAAGTACGTCCAAGCTAGCGTGGGAATGTAAATAAACTCTAAAAGCAATGGCTAACAGAAACAACGTAATCCTAATGCGGCTACAGACCATCAGGGTATACCAGGTAATGAGGAACCAGCCTTGCATAATAAAGGGCAACGACACTATACTTTGAACTAGCTTCGTACTTTAGgacaaaaaaatagagaaatagcCTCATTTGAGAGGAGTCTACATATTTTGAAGACAGAACAAAAcgacttttcaaaaaatctaaaatttaaagACGTTTAAATGTAGTACTAAAAGCTCGAgaagtaattattaaaaaaatatcgtttacttgaaaatttttcaaaatgattatcaattatttctgttcatttcaatttttatataaaaacagaaGTTGAAATCAACAATTAAAattcgtttgaaaaaattttttacttgcTTGTTATACAAATGACAAAATTGAAAcagttttcaaattaatatgtttattttcattaattgtagtttatatttttcatgataGGTAGATGACGAAGAATTGGGAGTAGCGGAAACGTACGCCGACTATATGCCTTCAAAATTGAAGTTAGGCAGGAAACATCCGGATCCGGTTGTAGAGACAGCTTCCTTATCAAGTGTAGCTCCAGCTGATGTATGGTACGAATTATCAATACCGGAAGAAACGATAAATAGAGGACATTTGTCTGCTTTGCAGTTAGAAAGTATAACGTACGCCTCGCAAGCACATTCTCATATTCTACCAAATAAATCTCGAGCTGGGTTTTTGATAGGTATAGTAATTTTcccaatatttcaatttaaggtttaggaaaatatatgaattcaaTACTTCTTCAATTCGAACATCCAGTAAACTGAGAGCATGCCTAGAATAAACTCAattgttttattagaaattcaAGACTGATTGATTGACCTTGATCGTTTAAAGGCTCTAATGACTGCCAGAACATTTTTCAGGACTTCTTTATTACAGGGCCAGATAGCGTCCCAAGCTTCtgtaagataaaaataaattcctcTATGTGTGAATTATATTCTGGACCATCGTTTgcagatataaattatttgtttccatGTATTTCCTTGCTTCGTGAGATCACGAACCCAGGCGAGACGTTCGGAATTGTggaaaaatatagaacaaagaGAAGGTTTTTGGTTTTTCCCAAAAACAGGTATATCGCAGAGGATAAATTCAAATGTATGCTATTAAGATATCGGTCAGTCATATCGTTTTATTAAGGGAATTTGTTCTAAGATATGTCTAcctgtattaagtatttttatatgtaaGGTCACATGGCGTGATCGACACAAAATAATGAAGTGCACTCCACAGGAGAACAGAAAGAGAGGATTACTGaacacaccaacactcacaattacactgtctgatgcgcgtttcgataaccaagttatcgtcttcagagactcagTGTACTtgtgagtggtggtgtaaacagtgtgttcagtatgaatatcaccagtGGTTCCAAAAATTTCACCATAGAAAGataggaagaccaagattatcATGGATAAGATCTGAAACGGCAGGAAAAAGTGGCAATTAGGTATCGAACAACGTCGTAAGACTGTTTGAACtccaattcatttattttatctattaaaaatagaaaaatattagtgttagtttgttaatttttatatataaagaatCAATTGTTTTACAGGTGACGGAGCTGGAGTAGGAAAAGGACGTACGATTGCGGGTATTATCtacgaaaattatttgaaaggtcGTAAGAAAGCTATTTGGGTATCAGTATCTAATGACTTGAAATACGACGCCGAAAGGGATTTAAGGGACATCGGAGCTGGAAAGATAGATGTTCATCCTTTGAACAAACTCAAATATGCCAAAATTAATTCTAGTACTAACGGCAATGTGAAAAAAGGTGTAGTTTTCAGCACTTATTCGGCCTTGATTGGCGAAAGTAATTCGGCCGGTGGAAAATACAAATCGagattaaaacaattgttgcaATGGTGCGGTTCGGATTTCGACGGACTTATTATTTTTGACGAATGTCACAGGGCAAAGAATTTGTGTCCTGTGGGATCCTCAAAACCCACTAAAACTGGTAATTACTTATTATCATATtgtcattaatatattttatatttctgtttcTTTGGATTAGGAATTTTAGTTACTttctcaatattattaaaaaaaaataaatgaaataataacaagGCTCATACGTTTTCGATGGTTCTGATATCTGACACCAAAGCAGACCTACATAATCTTTACTTCTCTTGGTACAGTCAAAATTGATCTGGTAATGCAAGATGTCACACAAGTCTCCCTAAACTAAATGATCATTTTAATCTTGTCTGTCTACCTGTCACTTTGAAGTGCAAAGCAATTAATTGGCAGACCAAATTGCGAATGAATAACTACTTTAATTGGACCAGAGTCATTTTGTCATTTCCCAGCGATGGCAGATACATAATAggagtaaaagaaaaaaatagatccAGTAATGATTGAAAGACAAATGTAGACCAAAATATATATCTTCTACTCGACCAGATTAGCTCTATCAATCAATAGATTATAACTGATGGGCTTCAGCTATCATCTGGGAAGAGGAAAGACATATGTCAATTTATTAAGACACTGCTGTAAGAATGTTAAGTGCAGGGTTGAACTGTAGGTCTTTATGTAATGATACTTGCAGAGTTTACAGTATCTCACCCTCTCTTTTCTAATCTAAATctaaacttatttattttattgctaaAGAGAAGTTTGTCGCAATTACAATTCTGGAGCGAGAAAAACAACCATCGACAAGGTCCTAACCTTGTAGATGGTTCTGATATCTGACACCAAAGCAGCCCTACATATATTTACTTCCCATTGGTACAGTCAAATTTAGTCTGGTTATGCAAGATATCATTTAATTCGCCCATTTTAATCTTGTCTGGGTACCTGGTTATTCTGGAGTACACGGCTGTAAATTAGTAGGTCAGCTGACAAGAGAGTAAATAATTGGACTAGAAACATTCCTTCATTCCCCAGCTAGCTAGCTACcaagatatttcaattatatttataatcaattagtTCATAAGAACTAAAGAAATTGATGAACATCTGCGGAACATGGTAAAGGTTACCGATAATACTTATATAGAAGCCACCGAGTTATCTGGACGACACCTGCTTTGTAATTGTGAATCCATTCAATCATTGAGACACGGTTGATTAGTGACACTGTTGATCTTTATATAATGATACTTGTGGAGTTTGCATTGTTCCACTGCCTCTCCTCTAACCTggatcaaatatttgttttattgctAGAATTACAAAGATTTTTTGGCTCTCAAATTTTTGAGCAAGCAacttgaaatgaataaaaaatgaattatcgTAAATTCAAATAGTTATGATAAAAAACAAGCGGAACAGGACCATTGGATTTCTTAattgtttagtttagtttaaattgattaaattggGTCCAAGCCAATCATGATTTCTGAAATGATTTGCAATATCGAcacaaaattttgaatggatGGATTGCATTTGGCAAAAGGTTCATGAAAAAATCtgccaaaacaattttttagacTTTTTATACAATCAGTACAAAAGTTTTGCCACAAAACTATTCAAGTATCGAAGTTTTAACTTGACAATAGTCTAAAGAAAACGATTTATTATATGCACATAAAACTAGTTTGTGAGCTGTCTAAATCATTTACAAGACTCATTTCACCCTcgttttttctcataaaacaaACTAAAACCACTGGAACTTTCTTTACTCTCATATAGAGAATTTATTAGTTGAAATAATAGTGTTGAATCTAGAAATCCAGCAGCCAGTTTTGGAGTGGTAGGTTTGttaatcgttttttattttgacaactGCTGTGGCTTCCCTTCAAAATAAGGTGTTGTTGATCTAGACTTTAAGTACATTAATTAAATTTCCTCTGCAGTTACagtgaattatattaaaagatagatatgttattttaattgttatatattgTATAAgtgttgtaataaataaatatgattttgtaGGATTGACTGTACttgaattacaaaacaaacTTCCATTAGCAAGAGTTATTTATGCTTCGGCTACTGGAGCTTCCGAACCTCGAAATATGGCCTATATGGTGAGATTGGGACTATGGGGCGAAGGAACGCCTTTCAAAGAATTCGCAGATTTTATATCGGCCGTGGAAAAGAGAGGCGTTGGAGCTATGGAAATTGTGGCTATGGATATGAAATTAAGAGGAATGTATATAGGTAATTATTATATACACTATGCATTTAGAACAAATTTATTCAAGTTTCTATATGacattctttttcttcaaatcacTTCATTTATCATCACCTTATCTTAATTTCTatctatataaattttgttgCATATACTTGGAGactataaattttgtttatttcagcGAGACAGTTGAGTTTTCATGGTGTAGctttcaaaattgaagaagttccgttatcaaaagatttcgaaaaagTTTATGACGCGAGTGTAAAATTATGGGTCGAAGCAATGCAAAAATTTCACGAAGCAGCGGAATTGGTTGATGCAGAAAACCGTATGCGTAAGACAATGTGGGGACAATTTTGGTCTTCGCATCAAAGATTCTTCAAATATCTTTGTATAGCAGCTAAGGTTggtataaattttaaatcaactcattACTTTTCtcctcaattttcaaatatatgatatgataataaaatgaaataatattttctatattgaCGTATTTTAGGTACCACACGCGGTAGCAGTTGCTCACGAAGCTATAAAAATGGGAAAATGTGTGGTAATTGGTTTGCAGAGCACTGGAGAAGCCAGAACTTTGGAGCAACTAGAAAGGGATGATGGTGAATTAACAGACTTTGTTTCCACGgctaaaggtaaaaaaaaattttaatttaattctatcTAATCGATAGATCGTCTCACAAAAGCTCTTGGGCTTGTCGGTAATGATAAGGATGAAGCTGCTATTTCTCTTAATTATCTTTCCAGTACTTGAAGAAGACATATTCGTTTTTCTTACCACATTCCTTTCGCTAACCATTGGATTTTGattaactaaatttaaaatgaaactttcttcttttctttcaGTTTGATAACGCGTATAAGTTTCAAAAATACTCGCCAAAGGTTAATAACATGTCGGTATATTCAACATTTGGGTACGTTTTGTGCAATTTTAGAAATAACATCTGAAACATTACAAGAAAGGGAAGCCCCCATCCCAATTTCTTGACATGTATCTGTTTCATCGATGTTCAATTCACAAAATGcgtaattaataataatttatatcttcatcattattttataccagcatcggtaTTTCGGAATTATCTCCGATGTTTATATCacgattaaatataaatatacaatatttttaaaatgaaattatattttttccaatcatAAATGGAATTCATTAAATCAacgtttcaaataataaaaatttttgttttaggtgTATTTCAAACACTGGTGGAAAAACACTTTCCTGCTCCCGACAGGAATCGTATTCAAAAGCTTTTGGGCATCGAACCTCtttctgcaaaaaaaatttcaatttcaaatggaAACGATGAAGGTCATAGTTCATCCAGCAAACGTAAACCGGGTATGTCTTCACTGTTAACATAGTTATATGGGATGAGATTGCTTGGTATATGgttgaattaaaattatctaTCTTCTATATAACTTCTAGAATCGAGAATCTTAACTTTTTGAAGCAATCAGTTTTAGAGATCGCagtgtataattttatttacaaatatttccatTCATTTATTTGGTAGTATTAGGGTCTCCAAACCTCGTGATTAAATATGATGTTTGTAGAAAAACAGTTGTAAGTTTCGCGTGAAGATTATGGACGTTTTGAAGTATTTTCGATTTAATTTGACTtcattttgttgtaaaatactTTACGAGATACCGAGTGAATATTTAAAGACATTGTGAAAGGCAAATTTATTTctcttaataaaatatattctacaaaacaaatatttttagttcGACAAGCAGCGGCTAGGGCAGTTAAACGTAACAAATGGTCGACGTCAGACACGGAAGACTCAATCAAAAGCGATGGTTCAGATTTTGAAATGTCCGAAGTGGAAAGTGAAATATCAGAAGAACATTCCGATTCGAACGTTAGTAGTGATTTTAATCCATTCCAATCGGGCAGCGATTCCGATGACGATCCTtggaatagaaagaaaaaaggaaagaaacaaaagaaaccCCCTAAAAAGAAGATATCACCACAAGATAAATTGTCATTAATGTTGAGCCGTAAGACAACTAAAGGTTTGTTGAAACATGTGCCACaactaattgaatttttgtttccttcattctttgatattaataaatataacttaTTCACATTACCGTCTTTACCACAATAGGGCCGTCACTAGCAAATCTCTTAGCCTCGAACAAGATATACCTCGTGCTCAATGCCGATTGCCCTTTACGAGGTTTTACTTTTGAAGCTCTTCCCTTATTTATCTATCCACAAGTGTCTCAGAATGAAGAATGTTAAGCTTATCGGGCGAACGCCCTACGGTAAGGGTTTCTCTTCAGGCGTAAGGTACATAACCAAGGGCTAGACTAGTAATTTAACCAGGGGCAATACCAGATCTTTGTAGGAGAGCAGGGTAAATAATATCAGGACCTGGACATTAATATGGGCTAAAAAATATCAGTGTCCAGTAAAATCTGATATGCAGCGACTTATATGCTTCCCTGTAGTCCGATGCTTCCATCATCTTTAGGGAAGTAAGTTAACCTTAACCTTAAGGTTTTCTCATTCAATTTCGAGAAATTTTACCATGAAACCGGGTATAGCCTGTGGGTACCTGAATAGTTCTTATCAGTCTAGCTGTAAAAGGATCTCCAGGCCATCCCATCTGGTGTTCTCGGCTCTGATGTGTCTAAAGACTTCCTAGTGTAAATCTATTTTGGCTGGATTCCTGCTTTTCCGGTTCAGGGCTTTCAGGTTTTTGTTTCACCGGGGGCGATGAAGTCAGGTATCCTCAAAGGCCTTTTTCTTTCCTCTTGCTAGCAGTACTGCTGTATTTTCGGTTTGATTATTATAGATGATTGTCATTTAAATTGTAgatgaatgtattttttcagTAGCTAGCAAATCGAACGGTAGCAGTAGTTTTACCGCTCCTCCAATGGACGCGATTGAACGCGCCTGTTGTATGAAAGAGGAACTTCTAACAGCTATTGAGAGATTAGGAGAAAAACTTCCGCCCAACACCTTAGATCAACTAATAGATGAATTAGGAGGACCGGAAAATGTTGCCGAAATGACAGGTCGTAAAGGAAGGGTTGTTTCAACTGAAGATGGTGGTATACAGTACGAGAGTAGGTCAGAAAACGACGTTCCATTGGAAACATTAAATTTGACTGAAAAGCAACGGTTTATGGATGGCGAAAAGGATGTTGCAATCATTTCAGAAGCTGCGTCAAGTGGTATGTAGCTCAATATCAAATAACAGACATGCAAAACTAGGGAGGACTTTGTTATATAACGTTTAGTGATAAATTaagaaactaaatatttagaaaaataatttgagtgtTATTGTTATAGGTATATCACTTCAAAGCGATAGGCGAGTGAAAAACCAGAGACGGAGGGTACATATAACTTTAGAATTACCTTGGTCTGCGGATAGAGCTATCCAACAGTTCGGAAGGACTCATAGGAGTAATCAAGTGAATGCTCCAGaatatattttcctaatttctGATTTGGCGGGGGAGAGAAGGTTTGCTTCGATTGTGGCAAAAAGgtgaattattcatatatttctaataataagaTTCGGTTATTAAAAAGATGGTAGATATTTCCTAGCAGAATTAGATTTGCTTATGTGAGACACAGAAGAGTGAATAAAGGTAAAAAACCCGTCATTCTATGgtaaatataagtaaaaagAAAACGCGAATCGATCCgccaaaaaatgtatcaaaagaGCTCTCCAAAAGCGTACGATACTTCTTTTAAGTAGTTTAAAgtcttatatatttcatatcttattatatattattcattaaCTACTTTTTTGCTTCAGGTTAGAAAGTCTGGGAGCCCTAACCCACGGAGATCGTCGCGCAACAGAAACCCGCGATCTTAGCCAATTTAACATCGACAACAAATATGGTCGTTCCGCCTTGGAAGCAATAATGAAAGCTATAATGGGATATGAACAACCAGTAGTTCCACCTCCGCGAGACTACAAAGGCGATTTCTTCAAAGATATTGCCGCGGCGTTGATAGGAGTAGGAATGATTGTAAATAGCGAAAATATGCCCGGAGTTTTATCCTTGGATAAGGATTACAATAATATGTCAAAGTTCCTCAATCGCATTTTGGGTATGCCCGTAGACTTACAGAATAGGTTGTTTAAGtaagttcaaattttattacctcaaatacattaatttttatcacaTACACTCTcataatatttactttataactttgtattcaaatacattatattatatGGATTGATTCAACATTAAATTGGTTAATGTTTGAATATAAAGAGTAACAATTCCATGAGaacctcaattttttaaaaaaataatgtcaagTAGAGATCGTTAAAGAGATGTTTATCAACGTAGCTGAGGACACTACGTTTCAACACCGATAACAAGACTCCGATCGAAAATTAAAGAGGTGTGTGACCGATTTTTTGGCCAGTGTACACCCGATTTTGCTCCCTGTATTCCTTTAAACtaaacaattcatattttgtaaacaagCTAATGGGAAAGTTGTTTTAATAATGATATATTTCCAAACAATTGTAATGAATCATTTactttttagatattttacCGATACACTAGCCGCTATTATAACATCCGCTAAGAGATCTGGTAGATTTGATTTAGGTAAGTTGAACTTTTATGTACATACTTATACATATAAATTGTCTGCTCGCGATAAACTCAAAGTCTACTGAACGGATTTATTCATGGGAAGGcttcaatatatatttcatcAAAGCTTTAATTCTTTTACATATTCACTAACACTggtattataatatataaacaacTCTATTGTTTGTATTTGTACTTCCCTGTACTTTCAttgtgttcttcccaatatctTTCAACATCGTATTAGCTGCCCCCCACTTCTGACCTATTCGCTGGGAAATAAGCTATAGCCATTGCGATATCATTTCAGCAATTATCTATGTTTGCTTGTACCAGTATCTGAATAATATCTTGAGttgtgaatttttgattttgttcctTATAGGAACCTTAGATTCTTTTTGAACAACTGTTTAATGTACCCACGACTCTTGAATTAACACGATTGCTGGTTAATATTTTTTGGATAGTCTCGCTAAAATGGCTGATGTCCCTTATGCATGGTGCCAAtctatttgtttagtttaagttgttgaaatttgtttccattttgtCCTCTTCTTTTTGCTGACTTCAGGTCCCATACTGGTATTACCTTAAACCTGTTGCTATGTGATCGATTCCAAATGTAAGGCATTCTTCTTAGAGTTAATTATTCCCTACGTTGAAATATCGGACTCTCCATATTGAGATCGAGTTCAGTGATATTCATTATCTTTTACTTGCTTGGAATATGGTGATCTTAGCCGCTTTGGGGATATTTTTTCCTCTTAGAATGACCCCCTTCGGTACTCCCTAGTTATGTGGCTTCTCCATAAACTAGTCCACTGTCCATGAACAGCAAGCCAATGCGTGGGTATAACCGCGAAACGCAGTTGTTGTGTGTCCTTTGATTATGTGAGTTTTTCGTTTGGTAGTACTACTTGAGGGTATtcctattttgaaaaaacagtaaCATTAACATAGCTTCtatcttcaatttttgaaaattcttctgTTTGTTAAACTTACATTGGATGATTGACTTTCATCTATTGATATGTTGCATACTGGTCTTCCTAACGCTGGAattctttttgaataaaaaagttttttatttttattttgacaattcgctattataataatataggaTTCAAGTTAATTAAAGATACGAGTTGATTTTTAGTAACGACATTCGTATTGTGTCACAAgacttattgttttttttttttgcagGAATTCTGGATCTTGGCGCTGGAGGGGAAGTAGTGAAAAGGGTGCGGACGGTAACGTTCCTACGTAAACATGCAACAGGTACAGCTCCTACGGAACTTCATACTGTACATGTGGAACGGGGCATGTCATGGCCGGAAGCTTTAGAAAAATTTGCTGACCTTGTAGGCGAATATGAAGGTTGGTGCATTGTTAATTATGCAGAATGTTTTTGGTTGGTCAGTATTGTAGTTTCAATAGAAAACTCTCTAAAGATGTTGACACTTCAAAATGCAATTAGGTCTATGAGAAGAATCACTTCGCTATCATTCAAATACTCATTTAACATTTACGCTTGTAGGTTTCTGGTTATCACATCAAGTCCGTAACGGTAAAACAACTGCCATACTGGCCGTTACAGTGGATACAGGTGGCGGGGGCGGTAGTactaaaggaaaaaaagaagGTAAAAAGGAAAGCAAGAAAGATCAGTTATTTTCAGTTTATCGACCTAATACCGGTTTACAGTTCAGACAAGAAAGCTTGTCGGAATtggaaaagaaatataaaaaggtTAGTATTTCATCGCCGTTTTCTATAATGTTGAGTGTTTGAATTTGTCACTAGAGGCTGTGGTATAGAGTTGGATCTTCTAACTGTCATGTCAAAATTGgagctaaaatattttttcttaaacatGCGAATGTTAAGTTTTGtctttcaaaaacttttttttaaatatagttatttCGTATTTGTGCAATGCTCAGGCGATAGGTTGCAACCTAGATATATACTGCAACCTAAAAGTCTCTCGGCAAAGCTGTTCTCGTCACCAACTAGTGCTCGCTTTCCAGTTCCGGAGTTACAACAAATTCATCTGTTCTGGCTTCAATG includes:
- the LOC130893465 gene encoding protein strawberry notch-like isoform X4; the encoded protein is MTDEENMSDSDFGEDEDPDKIEVPGGGKDLASAATMLDSREKQLKQDIFKEEFKPDLMKMGQMPTNAFPKMPQNVHPSTFDMMRTPAMGSPYGMSSVAAMASMLNSLGNPMNVGSLFPPQASGTGAAPGFNAAQFLQQSKSYLRSLEMLNPYFNPGYFSMFYPGGNIPPWGGPLSNKAVQSMWMNQMDSKPMPQQEEEEVDDEELGVAETYADYMPSKLKLGRKHPDPVVETASLSSVAPADVWYELSIPEETINRGHLSALQLESITYASQAHSHILPNKSRAGFLIGDGAGVGKGRTIAGIIYENYLKGRKKAIWVSVSNDLKYDAERDLRDIGAGKIDVHPLNKLKYAKINSSTNGNVKKGVVFSTYSALIGESNSAGGKYKSRLKQLLQWCGSDFDGLIIFDECHRAKNLCPVGSSKPTKTGLTVLELQNKLPLARVIYASATGASEPRNMAYMVRLGLWGEGTPFKEFADFISAVEKRGVGAMEIVAMDMKLRGMYIARQLSFHGVAFKIEEVPLSKDFEKVYDASVKLWVEAMQKFHEAAELVDAENRMRKTMWGQFWSSHQRFFKYLCIAAKVPHAVAVAHEAIKMGKCVVIGLQSTGEARTLEQLERDDGELTDFVSTAKGVFQTLVEKHFPAPDRNRIQKLLGIEPLSAKKISISNGNDEGHSSSSKRKPVRQAAARAVKRNKWSTSDTEDSIKSDGSDFEMSEVESEISEEHSDSNVSSDFNPFQSGSDSDDDPWNRKKKGKKQKKPPKKKISPQDKLSLMLSRKTTKVASKSNGSSSFTAPPMDAIERACCMKEELLTAIERLGEKLPPNTLDQLIDELGGPENVAEMTGRKGRVVSTEDGGIQYESRSENDVPLETLNLTEKQRFMDGEKDVAIISEAASSGISLQSDRRVKNQRRRVHITLELPWSADRAIQQFGRTHRSNQVNAPEYIFLISDLAGERRFASIVAKRLESLGALTHGDRRATETRDLSQFNIDNKYGRSALEAIMKAIMGYEQPVVPPPRDYKGDFFKDIAAALIGVGMIVNSENMPGVLSLDKDYNNMSKFLNRILGMPVDLQNRLFKYFTDTLAAIITSAKRSGRFDLGILDLGAGGEVVKRVRTVTFLRKHATGTAPTELHTVHVERGMSWPEALEKFADLVGEYEGFWLSHQVRNGKTTAILAVTVDTGGGGGSTKGKKEGKKESKKDQLFSVYRPNTGLQFRQESLSELEKKYKKVESAEAEKSWSQQYDASVNTCSHAYWRGNCRNVSVGHDCEVGLRRRTYNVVSGSVLSVWSRVEGVLASKTGSQNKMQVIRLRTKDDVKIVGTLVPKNCVDDLIKALSSDAEKTEEKTFED
- the LOC130893465 gene encoding protein strawberry notch-like isoform X6 is translated as MTDEENMSDSDFGEDEDPDKIEVPGGGKDLASAATMLDSREKQLKQDIFKEEFKPDLMKMGQMPTNAFPKMPQNVHPSTFDMMRTPAMGSPYGMSSVAAMASMLNSLGNPMNVGSLFPPQASGTGAAPGFNAAQFLQQMEMLNPYFNPGYFSMFYPGGNIPPWGGPLSNKAVQSMWMNQMDSKPMPQQEEEEVDDEELGVAETYADYMPSKLKLGRKHPDPVVETASLSSVAPADVWYELSIPEETINRGHLSALQLESITYASQAHSHILPNKSRAGFLIGDGAGVGKGRTIAGIIYENYLKGRKKAIWVSVSNDLKYDAERDLRDIGAGKIDVHPLNKLKYAKINSSTNGNVKKGVVFSTYSALIGESNSAGGKYKSRLKQLLQWCGSDFDGLIIFDECHRAKNLCPVGSSKPTKTGLTVLELQNKLPLARVIYASATGASEPRNMAYMVRLGLWGEGTPFKEFADFISAVEKRGVGAMEIVAMDMKLRGMYIARQLSFHGVAFKIEEVPLSKDFEKVYDASVKLWVEAMQKFHEAAELVDAENRMRKTMWGQFWSSHQRFFKYLCIAAKVPHAVAVAHEAIKMGKCVVIGLQSTGEARTLEQLERDDGELTDFVSTAKGVFQTLVEKHFPAPDRNRIQKLLGIEPLSAKKISISNGNDEGHSSSSKRKPVRQAAARAVKRNKWSTSDTEDSIKSDGSDFEMSEVESEISEEHSDSNVSSDFNPFQSGSDSDDDPWNRKKKGKKQKKPPKKKISPQDKLSLMLSRKTTKVASKSNGSSSFTAPPMDAIERACCMKEELLTAIERLGEKLPPNTLDQLIDELGGPENVAEMTGRKGRVVSTEDGGIQYESRSENDVPLETLNLTEKQRFMDGEKDVAIISEAASSGISLQSDRRVKNQRRRVHITLELPWSADRAIQQFGRTHRSNQVNAPEYIFLISDLAGERRFASIVAKRLESLGALTHGDRRATETRDLSQFNIDNKYGRSALEAIMKAIMGYEQPVVPPPRDYKGDFFKDIAAALIGVGMIVNSENMPGVLSLDKDYNNMSKFLNRILGMPVDLQNRLFKYFTDTLAAIITSAKRSGRFDLGILDLGAGGEVVKRVRTVTFLRKHATGTAPTELHTVHVERGMSWPEALEKFADLVGEYEGFWLSHQVRNGKTTAILAVTVDTGGGGGSTKGKKEGKKESKKDQLFSVYRPNTGLQFRQESLSELEKKYKKVESAEAEKSWSQQYDASVNTCSHAYWRGNCRNVSVGHDCEVGLRRRTYNVVSGSVLSVWSRVEGVLASKTGSQNKMQVIRLRTKDDVKIVGTLVPKNCVDDLIKALSSDAEKTEEKTFED